The Macadamia integrifolia cultivar HAES 741 chromosome 4, SCU_Mint_v3, whole genome shotgun sequence genome contains the following window.
TTCTCCTATGAAGAGAAGTTAAATTAAATTCACATATGGCATAACATAAAGTAGAGATAGAAATCATATATTTCTGATTGTAGATGAAATACCTCACTAAATATTGGCCGTTATGCATCTTTGTACTCCATCCATTCATTTTATAATGAAAGGCCAGGACCATAGGAGTTGGTTAGGCTTTATTTGAATCAGCCATCTATCAATACCTCAGGGATATGGGAAATCTTGGAccattcttctccttccttcattCCGTACCGTTGAGTTAGCATTGGACAATTCCGGATATTCAAATGTTCAAGAGAGGTTAGGTCAGAGAGTCCATCATGTAGGGATTCAAGAATTGGGCAGTCCTTGATGCGAAAATCCCTAAGATTGGCGGGAAGCAGGCCACTTGGTATAGACACGAGAGCAGGACATCCACCAATGATGAGATTCTGAAGAGAGGTGAGATTATGAAGGCCCAAGGTATGTAGGGGTTCAAGATTCTTGCACCCCATAAGAAACGAGCATTCCTCAATCTGTAGTTGCTTAAGGTTTGTGAGTTTATGCAGACCCTTGGGCAAGGAATTCAGCTTCCCACATCTTAGAATCAATAGATCCTGAAGCACAGTGGGTAACCCCAAATCTGGAAAGGACTTAAGAGCAGGGCACTTTGTGATTACTAAGCTTTGGAGGGACATGACCATGGGCAGAGACTCCAGATTCTTGCAATCAGTGATCCTCAATGCGTGAAGTGTAGTGGGTAACTGTGTTTCCTGAAGAGACACAATTGCGGGGCAGCGTTCAATTACAAATAGTCGGAGAGACGTTAGAGTGTGTAGCTCCATGGGTAGTGACTCCAAATTCTCACAGTCTGCTATTCGAAGAACTTGGAGGCACATGAGATTGTGTAGCCCCTCAGGCAAGGATGCAAGTCCTCTAGCCCCTGCAATTACTATGTTTTCAAGACAATGGAGATTGCACATGCTCCCTGGTAGCTTCCCTAGGTTGTCACAGTCGCTAATCCACAAATACTTAAGGCTAGAAGGAAGGAGATCAATCCCAATCTCATTCTGCAGAAGAACCGTCAGATCAGTGCAATGAGAGATCTCCAAATTTTGAAGTGCTGTCAAATGTTGAATAAATCCTTTGGGTAGTGATTTGATATTTGACACATCATTAATAGATAAGGAGGTAAGTGACGAGTGATGTGGCAGTGTTTTGCTGTTGAGTACCATCCCCTTACATTTTTCCAATCTCAACTCTTTGATAGATGGAAGCGtggtaaagaaaaaatattcctCACAATATCTTATCAGCAGTGACTCCAAGGAAGGAAGTATGAGTGGTAATTCTCTCAAATTGGGACAATACAAAATTTCTAGCTTACGAAGGCAAGGGAATGAGTTATGTACATATGGTGCTGCTGCttgtgttgatgatgatgatgatgggtgGTTAGAGTCGGACAATGTTGTTATCTGAAGACAAAAATCCAAATGCAATGTATCAATGGATGGAAGACTGGGAAGCACTATCAATTTTGGACATTTACCTAGATGTAGCTGTTGTAATGAAGGAAGAAGTCGTGCTAGTTCTCTTAGCTCATCACAACTTTCTATTTCGAGTTCCATCAAGCCAGGAAAGTGGTGAGAGAACATCCTTAGCTTGGGGCAATCAAATATATACAATTTACGGAGGCAAGGGAATTGTCCTCCACCTTCTTCAACTACTTCAGGCCACTCCTCCCACTCTTCCATCATTCCAATACGTAGCGTCTCCAATGATCGAAATTGCTTATTAGTCAATGATGAGCCATCCCCATGTAACTCGCTTCCCACCATTTTTGTAGCATTGCAACCTTCAATCACTAGGTATTTGAGCAAGGGTAGTTGGCTAAGATGAGGCAGGAACCTGCATTTGCGACAACCAATGAGATGCACGGTCTCTAAATTAGAGAAGGAAGGATGCTCAATCCAACTTGGGAATCTCGTACCACCATAGTTTACAATCCATAGTGTTTCAAGATTCGTAGGAGGTTGTAATTGGTCAAGTACGTCCTCCTCTACTTTTTCATCTCTCCCCAAATCAAGAAAACTATCCTCACTTTCATAATGACTCCAATGCAGTAGTAACCCAAGAAGGTGCGGCATGTTCTTTAAATTTCCTACCATGGCTTGTGTCTCATTATTGCCTACactttccaaattaaaaatgtTCAAAGTCCCACGGAGTTGTTGGGACAAGTCCCTCAACTCGCTACTATTTTTTGATCTCACAACGTATGTGCTCAACGTTTGAAGACTAGTTAAGTTACCCACTCCTAATGGCATCTTATAGGAATCCTTACACACTATTAATGGCACCTTATAGGAATCCTTACACACTCCTAATGGCATCTCATAAGAATCCCATGAATCTGTGCGGGGCCATGCCACAGGGAGAAAAAGATGTCGAAGGTTGATGAGGTTACCCATATCCTCAGGAAACTCTCTAAGCCGCCAACAACCCGTTAGGACCAACGTCTGTAGATTGTAGAGACTTCTAATTGAGTTGGGTAACCTCACAATGTCAGAAAATGAGAGATCAAGAAACCTCAAATGTTTCAACTTGCCAATTGAATCACACAACTCACCATTGCGACAATTTCTCAAACATAGCACACGCAGGAATTGGAACTGGAAATGGAATTGCATGGTCGGCAAAAACTGCTTGTTGTGATAATTATAGTATTTCAGATCTAGAATGGTGCGTGAGCTTTTCAAGGCCTCAGATTCTGTCACCACAACATTGTCTATGTGGTAGGACAAGTGACGGATTGTCGTAAGAATTTCAGATGGCTTATCATACTCTCTCCTACAATATAGTCCACCTGAAACAACTTGTGCTAAATCATGGATCAGATCATGCATCACAAATCCTGATCCTATGTTATTGGATGACTCAAAAAATGACCTGATGTGAAGTTCTTTTGACAAGTCATAAAACAACTTCTCACGTGGAGTATAACCGAACCTCGGCAGAACAAAAGGGGATACCTGGTTATGAGGAAGAAGATCAGATAACTCAAAGAAGGACCTCATGAATAGTTCATCAAAATATTCTGCCCCTATATCTTCCAGCCGTTTTCTTCCTTTTGGTTGAACAATACCTTCCGCCATCCACAACAAGACTAATTCAATCTTGTTAAATATGTAATCTTTGGGAAATAAAGCACAATATGCAAAGCATCTCTTTAGAAGTGGCGGGAGATGATAGTAGCTTAACATAAGCGATGGAAGAATCTCACTCTCTCTTAAATCCCATATTTCATTTTCCAAAATATCTTTCCACTCACTGTTCTCCCTTTTATCTCGCAAGAGACCAGCAAGGGTCTTTACTGCCAAAGGTGAACCTTTACATTTCTTCACAATTTGTTGTCCAAATACTTCCAACTTTGTATTTGCATCAAATGAATTTTCATCCATGAAAGCGTGCCTTCTAACCAGTGCAAAACAAGCCTCATCTGACAGACCTTTTAGATCATGATCTTTTGGAACAGTGCGCACTATTGATGAAACACTTTTGTTTCGTGTTGTAACCAATATCTTGCTTCCTGGCTTACCGAATGCAAAAGGGGTGCTCAAGGCATCCCATTTCAAGTAGTTCTCATTCCACATGTCATCCAGAACCAGTAAGAATCTTTTCTTACTCAATGCTTCTTTTAGTTTCACCTGTAGCACATCCAGTGAATCAGAATCAGGCGATGACCCAGTGGCTGACTCGAGAATTTCCTTGGTTAACCTCACCACATCAAAATCTTCTGATACACAGACCCAAGCTTTCAGACCAAAATACTGTTCAACTCTGTCATCGTTATAAACAAGTTGAGCAAGGGTCGTCTTTCCAGCTCCACCCATGGCAACTATGGCTAGCACtgagaaattattattattgttattgagACTTGAAGTTTTGTCTGATAGCAACCATCCAACAATACTCCACATATCTTCCTCTATGCCAAAAACTTTAGATCTAATCACCAAAGAACTCGTTGGTGGCCTTTGACTGAATACCCTGGCCCTTGAAGACCCAGATCCCATGCTCGGGCTCAAACCCAGATCAACACCTTTGTGTGCTACACTTTTTAACCTTTCGTTGATATCCCTTACTTTTCCGTGTAGCTCTTCGATGATGTTATATACCTGATGCCCAATACCAGAAttcaacaaagaagaaacaatacTTATACTTAATGGAGTGAGGGGAAGAGGGTTGCGTACCTGTTGGGTTTGGTGAGCAGATTCCAATTTCAGCCGTAGAACTTCAGTAGCATACTCATCCAATATGTCTTCCGCATCATAGAGGACTTGCTTGAGGCGGTCAAGCCACAGTTTCACACGAACGTTGGTGAACTGCTTCACTTCAGCTTCATCAGATAAGGCTTGAATCTCAGCTGACGTCTCCTTCAGTGACTCTACTTCATCCAAGTCGATCTTCCATTGGCGTACGAAGTCTATAAACTCAGGGGTGGCCAACCTGTCGAAAGCCACCTGAAGGAATGCCGAGTGTCCCACAGATGACATCGTCTTCTTtcagagagagtgagagagagaagatgtaAAGCAAAGACAACTGAACCAGAAatcagacagagagagagaagaagaagaagaaggaagaagaaaacggTCCTCGATGTTGGTCGATAAATCAATAATGACAAGTTAATAATCCGACAAAAAATTGAACAAAACTAACAAGTGATGTAAGAAATTTGCTCTTTTTCCGTGGAAAAGACAAAGGGGGTTGTAGCCTTGTAGGTGTATATCAAAATTCCTCAAATACAAATTTGGCCAATTGATGAATCGTTCTTCCATGTTCGAATGGGGGAATTCTGGGAATTTCGTCCGCACGCTTTTGAATTATCAAATTATAGTGTAACCTCTCTCTCCATGGCTCACAGCAACCTTTACCGTTGCTGTTTATCAGAACAAGCAAACCCCGATACCGTTTCAACACACATCCTAAAATGGTCAATGAACGTTTAGATTTTAATTTGAGACTGATTCATTGCCTTTGAATTTcgtttttttattatattttaataaattatctAAGAAGACTTTACTCACGTGGAGGGGAAAAGGAAAAACGTATGTGACAGAGTCATCGACTCATAGCCTTTGACTGGCAACTTAATGCACAATGGACAATGGAAAGTCCAAtcagactatttttttttcttttggtaaagcCAATCAGACCAAATGACTATGAAATTAAGTCGATACTTTCACTTATTACCTGCAAATTATATTTTACATGAAAATTTAATTTCATGTAATTAAAGTAAAAATTTGTGTTGAAAAAAATTCTGTTTGATGCAGTTTCAGCTTCAACAAATGGCCAGAGGCATGCTTCACTGTCCAACAAAGGCCTGGATTTGGATTTGTCTGGCACTTTGCGTGGcgtttgaaaatatatatatgtatgaaaaaacaaaaaccaaaccaacaTATAAACTTTTTTAAGGCTTGTTAGAACATCAAAACTTCTCTTTACCCAAGGATGATTGGTCCATCGGTGAATCATAGTGGACAAATGCCTCTGAAAGCATCTTACTTGGGTTTGAATCCCCTTGGCGTCACCCTTGTTTCTTCCTTGGTGCTCCCATCCTATTTGGAATATAAATGTCTTGTGGGGGTCATAGGGATTATTCCCACTCTAAAGGATGTAATtcgttattaaaaaaaaaaaaacttagctTCCCATGCGCCAAGCTCCCATCAATACTCGAATGAGATATTTTCGTTGGAAACCAGATACTACCTGACCCTAGTAAAACTAGttacagagaagaaaaaaatgcataaCTGTGGTGAACCTTCATTCCTGCTGgatgaaaactttctccattgaCTTATGCTCCAAAAAATATACAAGTTATCTTCATGATAGGGTAAAAATATAATATGAACTTCTGGAAAATACATTCTGCTATATTTCACTGAAGCTTGTAACCAGAATGGAACACATGAGCATGAAATTCTACTCAGTGTCAAATCTTGGTTCCCATGTAGCCAACAAGCTTTGTCAGACCAGCACATTCATTATTTTGTGTTAGAAACCAACTGGATCATTTGGTTTTTGATTAGTTTTATCAGTTACAAGCACATCTAGTCTGTTCATGGAACCTGAAAGGGCTCCCAATTCCCAGTTTGCCAAAATGACCAACCAGTTTGGTTGTGCTCAAACACTCAACAAACTCTAAAAAGATACGTTTTTATTGATTGGGGATGGCTTAGAGGGAATAGAACCAGATCACCTGCAAGGCAAACCCCTGCCCTGTAAAAATTATCAAAACATGCTCACTGCAATCTGTATGTTTccaacatttattttttattccccCTTGCAGATTGAGTTTTGTACAGATCAAAGTCAGATCACAACAGCCTTATGTAAGAAAACAATTTTATTACAATTGGTATGAATTCTGCACTGAACAGAAACAAAGATTTTCTATTTCAGAGTTCTGTATAAAATTCCAAGCATATTGCCAAAAAGTAACAACTTTTTATTACATTTGGGATCATTTCTAAAAAGAATTTCGCACTGAGCAGAAACAAAGATTTCCTATTTCAAGAGTCATGGAGAAAATTTTCGGCATATTGACTCAAAGTTTCTGTGGATCAGGGGATGCAGTAGATGTTGGTCAACCCACCTCCTTCGAAAGGCCAGAATATCAAagcaaccaaatgaaaggaaagaacAGTCGAACTAGATGAAACCAAAGCTGAAGTGATAAAATCAAGTGGCCAACTATAAGAAATGCCttccaataaataaaataaccagCAAAACCACCTCTCTATAGATTGTTGCGAAGCAGAAGAGCTGTGGTCTTAACCTCATGTAACACAGTCTTCTTGGATGTTCCTACTAAGCGGGCTTCACTTCTTTTCAGTCTGCCTCTGGGAAACCTGTGCATCTCCTATCCTTGATTCATGCTACCTCTTACGGCGGCCATGTTTTGACTTGGAAACTTTACCAGTTTTACCAGTATGCTTCACCATGTGCTCTTGGGTGCCACCAACTTTTTCATCAGATGGGAGTTTCAGAGGTGTCTCTGGCCAAGGTGTATGCTTTGCAGGCACAGTAATCTCCAAAGGAGAATCAATTATCCATCTATGAATAGTATGAACTAATGtcagataaaatgaaaatgacTAAAGGAGCAATAATCTAAAGTGGGTAAGAGCAGTAAACATGATCTGCAGTACTAGGTGATGACATTCAGTTGACTGTACATGCTGCACTAACAGTGGCCAAAGTTCTAGGTTAATGGAAAAGATGATATGAGAAGTTAGAACACCAATTGAACTGCTTTCCTAGTAGTCATTGGGGTGCAACTTGGGCATGCTCCATCCAACCTTAACTGGCCCAAACTAATCTATTGTGTTGAATTGGTAGGCTTTTTCATTCCCGAGGTTCAGTTAGATAGAGACAGTGATGTCTTGGGTTCAACTCTGATAGAGTAGCATCAATAAAAATTTCTCAATAAATTGACACTACTTATCTATGTAAAATTACATCCAACTTCACTCAACCTGAGTCTAACGCAACTTGAGCAGGGTTCTGGTATGGACTGAGCATCACAGGTTGGAGGTCAGGCTTAGTTGGGTTAGAGTGGAGTTCTATGGCTCTTTGGCTCTTTGGCTCTTTGGCTCTTTGGCTCTTTGGCTTGAGtatccttttattttcaataaataatGCTTTTTAGCTTGATTTGTAGCTCCACCCAGCATTAACAACAATGTTATAACAAAACCATTAGGTTAGGATACTGTATTATGGTAAGTTTTCATCTTAATAAGGTATATTATAACTTCTCCCTCATCTGCATCTACTCATATCGCCTCGTGTAATTAGATCCCATCCCAAGATAttgaattttcattttgaaaattCCACTCACAAAAATGTATGATAATGTTATCCCCATCTTAAAACATTTTAAAGCTCAAACTTTTCATTTCATGCTGAAATATTTATCAGAACCACCTTGGCAACAATGCATATTTCCCGCTTTTGAAATTGCTTGTGTACCAATTGCAAGTTATATTGTTAAAATAAACGGCTGGACTTGTATAGGTGAAAGAATGAATTTTCCATAGGAAGCAAACTCATTAATCTCTAGAACAACATGATATAAATTATTAATTCTCCAGACAAGTAGTTCCAGCATAGCAATAATTTGAGGACTTATTTACCTAATCAATTTTAAACAAGATCATAGGAGGCAATTACATAATATATATCAAAAGGAAGGACTGATCAAGATTCTATTTATGGAATCTGAAGCCTCAAAGGGacaaacatgaaaaataaaatcaatctaGCTTCCTGTATGTAACAGACGCATAAACAATCAACATAACAAAGATTCATTCAAAAGACTCAACAAGTCATTCATTGATGATAAAAACATAAACCAATTTAGAAGAACATAAAAGGGTTAGAATCAATAAGGAAGACATTAGAGAGTCGAGTCTTACCCAGGAGGGAACCTGCCATCcacacgagcttcaactcgaaGCCACCACAGCAGAACTTTGCGCCCACAAGTACCCAGAGGCTCCACAATGGAAGCATCCTTCAAAAGAGACAAAGGACTCTCAAGGTCACCCCCATTCCTCTCCAGTGTATCTAGATCCTTAACCCAATCTGGCTTATCCTCTGCTTCCTTCCAGACCAACCTGGAATTCAGAACGAACCCAGCCCATTCTAGCTTCCTAGGCAGCACTGTTGCGCTGTCACCAATGTAAGTGGCACTCTTCTCATCAGAAGTCAGGGGATTGAATGTGTGCCAACCGACCAAATTTCCAGATGAGTCACAAGCAGGGCCTTGAACAGGCAAAGGTGAGTTCTCATCATTCTGCTTCTGAGTCAAAGACTCATCTGGGTTCCCGGAATGAGCAAGAATTCCAACTGAAACAGCACCAAACCATTTTACAGATTGGATTTCATCGAATAACTCCCTGCTATGCATATTACTATCATCCCCAAACACCACAATTCCATCCAAGCTCTGGTCCCTGACAACTCTGTTTACCGAAACGCCCATGAAATCAAGTTGAAATCTCTAAAAAGcttaaaaatgaacaaacaggTAAAGAACAGAGAATTCACCTCAGGGCACGAAGCCGCATTCGAGCTTCCATTTGATGGCGATCCTCCCAGGAAATTGGCATCCGTTCATCAAAACCGATGTGGATAGTTCGACAACCGCACTTGGCGAGAAGAGAAGCTGTCTCAGTAGTAGGTCCTCCGGCTTCAACGACTATCCAGGTGAGATTATAGGGAGCAAGCATCAGCGAATGCATTAGGCCTGTGAGATGAAGGGTTTGGAAGGTGCGGACGTAGGTCGGTGTGATAACAATCAATGGTCTTGGGTTCTTAATCCCATATTGAAGCCGCTGTCCGCTCTGAACTCTCTCCAAAATACGATGAGCTTTCATGACCTCAACGGGATCCGGGTGAGGCCAGGGACGGACAAGGATCCCATGACGACCAACAACGATGTGGCTGCCGGTGTTAATATGGGTTGTCTCATTGAAAGGAGTGTCTGGATTCTGAAGCGTAGGCAGGGTCTGTGAGGTGAGGCCCTCGGCGACATTGGTTGTGGTGGAGGTGAAAGTCGTGTTGTAGAGGTGGTTTGTTATGGAGGAGATATTATTGTTGGTAgtggagaagaggagaaagatgaTGAGACGAGAAAATCTGAAACCCATTACGAGGCTGAAGAGACAGAAGAGGCCATGGAGGACTAACCAGAAGAGAGCCGACGGCGATTTGTAGGGACCATCAATTCCAGAGTCTAGAAGACCATTTGGTCTGAAGTTGTTCCGGCGGTTGTTCCAGGTCTGCTGCATCACCCAGAGCTTCATCTTTCCCCTGTTCACTgatctcctctccctctctctttctcaattgGGTTCTTCTACAAACAGAGAGGTGAAAATTGGGAATGGCGAGGGAAGTTGAGGTGTCTTTTGTCATGAGTTGGAGTAAAGACAGACGCCAGTACCTGAATGAAAGCGATGTTTGGGAGAAGTTCGGTGGTGGGCCAATTAGCCGGTGACTgattcttctccctcctctctctctctctctctctctctctctctctctctcttattttgaatcaattttttcatttatttcaaaattttttttttttttgggtacttcTGCATTTGAACTTTTATCAGAGATTTCTTTAGATTTTACTAATGAAACGGAAGATAAATGTCTTCTTCCATAGTGGCAAACAGACAGAGAGACAGAAGGAGACTAGAGACTAGAGTCTAGAAGGAGATGAAACATAGGTAGGCGGAGATCCGGGGCGGGAATTCCTGTAATGGTGTTAaacggtttggtttgatttgatatgGTCCGATATAAATTATTTTAAGTAAATTaaaaaaccgaaccatttaataaaccgAAATTATATAACgagtttttttatgttttcaaatttttattcaaATGAATACTATTAAAATTTTAACGAAATAGACGTAAAATATGTCAATTATTTAACCATTTAAATGGTTTAATTCGGTTTAATTAAATGgttttaatttaaaatcaaagtcaaataaatttattaaaCAGTTTTTTCGATTTCGATGTAAATGGTTCAGTTAGATTTCGGTAAACTATTTTTTGTTTAGTTTTAACATCCTTAGTTTCTAGTCAGGGTTTTAGTATTCGCGAATGGATTAGGTATTCAACTTTCATCGTAATGGGTCAGGTGATCACTCATCTATTCCTTAAATAtgttgattttagggttttttcaaaTGATTCAGCTAAGTCTAATCTAATTTGGATCAGAATTGATGTTGAATCATATGCGGGGGTTGAACCCAGATAAGTTTCACTAGAAAGTTGGGGCGGGTTAATATTGTTTTGGGTTCCTTTACTTGAAAGCCAGTATTAAGGATTGAAGTCTTTCAATTCCGTATTAGTGATATTAGAGCAGTCATTCTCGCCTGGCCAACCCAACCCATGCCTTAGGAAGggttgcataaaaaaattaatatgaaTTAATATGATTTTAGATTCTCATCTTGTAAGTCGATTTAGGGGATTAATTCAACCTCTTTTGTCACTAATTTAAGCGTTTTTAAATACATGGTCCTATGCTGATATTTGGAGACAGAAAAACCCTTGGTTATGAAGCATCCGCGACCACGCGTGCCATTGAGAATATCCACATACACTGCTGGTCTAAATAGGGAATTTAGTCAATTATGGAATGACGTCGCCGTTAAAACATTGTCCGAGTCTCACCGGTAGGTAAAATTCCGGCGAATAATCTGTTGGACAATGCGGTGGGCTGTCACAGTCACAGCTCACAGTGGATGATTCGAACAGGAGGGAGATGCGACAGCCTACCGGTTTGTACTTGGGGGTTGCAAACAATTGCAAGTAAGCAAGTTTAATATGTAAATTATAATCTACAGTTTCCTCAtctctttcctttccattttttttttttttaatagtatttTCTTATGGTTTCTTTTGTTGACCTCTCACATTTTTGTCACGGGCTAAGCATGCATTTTTCAATCTTACATATTTGATGGGAAATAATTTCTCTTGAGCTGGTGACGTGGGATGGAATCTATCATTCCCCACATCAGCATCTTATTGctgacatctctctctctctctctcacagaagAGTAGTGCCTCCATTGTCTGCACCAGAGATTGGATGGCTTTTTTCACCGATGGTAGGGTCGGTCCTTCATCTCGGGTAGAGGTGATATGGATCCGGATCTTCTCCAACGCATTGGGCATTCAGTACAATATCTAGTGGCTGAGAACatagttttaagtatcggtatcagatatATCGTATTGGTTTGATAGGTCTTTGATCCTAATACTTTTGTCGATATTGTATCGGTTTGAACAATATGGATTAGGGGTAAAAAGGTAAGAAATTACTTAGGAAATATAGGCGATTCGATACCGTCGTTTCAATATTGTATCAATTTTAAAGATGGCCAATATTATATCG
Protein-coding sequences here:
- the LOC122075886 gene encoding putative disease resistance RPP13-like protein 1 isoform X2 translates to MSSVGHSAFLQVAFDRLATPEFIDFVRQWKIDLDEVESLKETSAEIQALSDEAEVKQFTNVRVKLWLDRLKQVLYDAEDILDEYATEVLRLKLESAHQTQQVYNIIEELHGKVRDINERLKSVAHKGVDLGLSPSMGSGSSRARVFSQRPPTSSLVIRSKVFGIEEDMWSIVGWLLSDKTSSLNNNNNNFSVLAIVAMGGAGKTTLAQLVYNDDRVEQYFGLKAWVCVSEDFDVVRLTKEILESATGSSPDSDSLDVLQVKLKEALSKKRFLLVLDDMWNENYLKWDALSTPFAFGKPGSKILVTTRNKSVSSIVRTVPKDHDLKGLSDEACFALVRRHAFMDENSFDANTKLEVFGQQIVKKCKGSPLAVKTLAGLLRDKRENSEWKDILENEIWDLRESEILPSLMLSYYHLPPLLKRCFAYCALFPKDYIFNKIELVLLWMAEGIVQPKGRKRLEDIGAEYFDELFMRSFFELSDLLPHNQVSPFVLPRFGYTPREKLFYDLSKELHIRSFFESSNNIGSGFVMHDLIHDLAQVVSGGLYCRREYDKPSEILTTIRHLSYHIDNVVVTESEALKSSRTILDLKYYNYHNKQFLPTMQFHFQFQFLRVLCLRNCRNGELCDSIGKLKHLRFLDLSFSDIVRLPNSIRSLYNLQTLVLTGCWRLREFPEDMGNLINLRHLFLPVAWPRTDSWDSYEMPLGVCKDSYKVPLIVCKDSYKMPLGVGNLTSLQTLSTYVVRSKNSSELRDLSQQLRGTLNIFNLESVGNNETQAMVGNLKNMPHLLGLLLHWSHYESEDSFLDLGRDEKVEEDVLDQLQPPTNLETLWIVNYGGTRFPSWIEHPSFSNLETVHLIGCRKCRFLPHLSQLPLLKYLVIEGCNATKMVGSELHGDGSSLTNKQFRSLETLRIGMMEEWEEWPEVVEEGGGQFPCLRKLYIFDCPKLRMFSHHFPGLMELEIESCDELRELARLLPSLQQLHLGKCPKLIVLPSLPSIDTLHLDFCLQITTLSDSNHPSSSSSTQAAAPYVHNSFPCLRKLEILYCPNLRELPLILPSLESLLIRYCEEYFFFTTLPSIKELRLEKCKGMVLNSKTLPHHSSLTSLSINDVSNIKSLPKGFIQHLTALQNLEISHCTDLTVLLQNEIGIDLLPSSLKYLWISDCDNLGKLPGSMCNLHCLENIVIAGARGLASLPEGLHNLMCLQVLRIADCENLESLPMELHTLTSLRLFVIERCPAIVSLQETQLPTTLHALRITDCKNLESLPMVMSLQSLVITKCPALKSFPDLGLPTVLQDLLILRCGKLNSLPKGLHKLTNLKQLQIEECSFLMGCKNLEPLHTLGLHNLTSLQNLIIGGCPALVSIPSGLLPANLRDFRIKDCPILESLHDGLSDLTSLEHLNIRNCPMLTQRYGMKEGEEWSKISHIPEVLIDG
- the LOC122075886 gene encoding putative disease resistance RPP13-like protein 1 isoform X1 produces the protein MSSVGHSAFLQVAFDRLATPEFIDFVRQWKIDLDEVESLKETSAEIQALSDEAEVKQFTNVRVKLWLDRLKQVLYDAEDILDEYATEVLRLKLESAHQTQQVRNPLPLTPLSISIVSSLLNSGIGHQVYNIIEELHGKVRDINERLKSVAHKGVDLGLSPSMGSGSSRARVFSQRPPTSSLVIRSKVFGIEEDMWSIVGWLLSDKTSSLNNNNNNFSVLAIVAMGGAGKTTLAQLVYNDDRVEQYFGLKAWVCVSEDFDVVRLTKEILESATGSSPDSDSLDVLQVKLKEALSKKRFLLVLDDMWNENYLKWDALSTPFAFGKPGSKILVTTRNKSVSSIVRTVPKDHDLKGLSDEACFALVRRHAFMDENSFDANTKLEVFGQQIVKKCKGSPLAVKTLAGLLRDKRENSEWKDILENEIWDLRESEILPSLMLSYYHLPPLLKRCFAYCALFPKDYIFNKIELVLLWMAEGIVQPKGRKRLEDIGAEYFDELFMRSFFELSDLLPHNQVSPFVLPRFGYTPREKLFYDLSKELHIRSFFESSNNIGSGFVMHDLIHDLAQVVSGGLYCRREYDKPSEILTTIRHLSYHIDNVVVTESEALKSSRTILDLKYYNYHNKQFLPTMQFHFQFQFLRVLCLRNCRNGELCDSIGKLKHLRFLDLSFSDIVRLPNSIRSLYNLQTLVLTGCWRLREFPEDMGNLINLRHLFLPVAWPRTDSWDSYEMPLGVCKDSYKVPLIVCKDSYKMPLGVGNLTSLQTLSTYVVRSKNSSELRDLSQQLRGTLNIFNLESVGNNETQAMVGNLKNMPHLLGLLLHWSHYESEDSFLDLGRDEKVEEDVLDQLQPPTNLETLWIVNYGGTRFPSWIEHPSFSNLETVHLIGCRKCRFLPHLSQLPLLKYLVIEGCNATKMVGSELHGDGSSLTNKQFRSLETLRIGMMEEWEEWPEVVEEGGGQFPCLRKLYIFDCPKLRMFSHHFPGLMELEIESCDELRELARLLPSLQQLHLGKCPKLIVLPSLPSIDTLHLDFCLQITTLSDSNHPSSSSSTQAAAPYVHNSFPCLRKLEILYCPNLRELPLILPSLESLLIRYCEEYFFFTTLPSIKELRLEKCKGMVLNSKTLPHHSSLTSLSINDVSNIKSLPKGFIQHLTALQNLEISHCTDLTVLLQNEIGIDLLPSSLKYLWISDCDNLGKLPGSMCNLHCLENIVIAGARGLASLPEGLHNLMCLQVLRIADCENLESLPMELHTLTSLRLFVIERCPAIVSLQETQLPTTLHALRITDCKNLESLPMVMSLQSLVITKCPALKSFPDLGLPTVLQDLLILRCGKLNSLPKGLHKLTNLKQLQIEECSFLMGCKNLEPLHTLGLHNLTSLQNLIIGGCPALVSIPSGLLPANLRDFRIKDCPILESLHDGLSDLTSLEHLNIRNCPMLTQRYGMKEGEEWSKISHIPEVLIDG